ttgggatatcacaatatctcttatttaattaatgcatctatatacttggtaaagggtggaaggctcggccttatgcctggtgttttgttccactcttgcagccctagtttccgtcatatcggtgttatgttcccggattttgcgttccttacgcggttgggtaataatgggaaccccttgacagtttgccttgaataaaactcctccagcaaggcccaaccttggttttaccattcgccacctagcctttttccctttggagtcgcgcatcccgagggtcatctttattttaacccccccgggccagtgcttgtctaagtgttggtccgaactagagtcctttgcagcgccacctcggggaaacttgagggctggttttagttgtacggagcgctcatccggtgttgccctgagaacgagatatgtgcagctcctatcaggatgtcggcgcatcaggcagtcttgctagtcttgttttacctgtcgaaatgtcttgtaaccgggattccgagtctgatcgggtcttcccgctagaaggaatatccttcgttgaccatgaaagcttgtgatgggctaagttgggacacccatgcagggatttgaactttcgaaagccgtgcccgcggttatgggaagacgggaatttgttaatgtccggttgtagaaaacctgaagttgaccttaattaaaatgcatcaaccgcgtgtgtaaccgtgatggtctctttccggcggagtctagaagtgaacacggtgttggagttatgcttgacgtaggttattctaagatcacttcttgatcatacttttatcgaccgtgctttgcgttctcttcccgctctcatttgcatatgttagccaccatatatggtagtcgcttgctgcagctccacctcttaccttttaccctacctataagcttaaatagtcttgatcgcaagggtgcaagattgctgagtccccgtgactcacagatacttccaaaaccagcttgcaggtgccgatgagtccgtgcagatgacgcaaccaagctcaggaggagctcgatgaagatcttgtcctttgtgttgtttcgttctagttgatcagtagtggtgcccagctggggtcgatcggggaccttgtagcatttggggtagtcttcttttattttggttctgtagtcggaccttgattgtatctgtttgatgtaatgctttattcatgtaattgtgtgaagtggcgattgtaagccaactatgtatctctttcccttatgtattacatgggttgtgtgaagattacctcacttgcgacattgctttcaatgcggttatgcctctaagtcgtgcttcgacacgtaggagatatagccgcatcgagggcgttgcaagttggtaatcagagccattccccgaccttaggagcccccattgcttgatcgttattagcggccgagttgtgtctagaaaaatgttttgagtcatttaggaattatataccggagagcttaggaattctttttactccccagtctcctcatcactctggtaaggcatcctgacgtagagttttgactcttctcttctcaaatttcactaattttttttttaggatcacgcgggtatcttggaatcgttccgatggttttgtgacgagaacattgttcttggtgcctcctgtctttaggggttgtggcagtgtcccggagagttgagctccgaggtgttgtcgtcataattttatcgttgcagttttggaatacctgagtttagtacgccgacatcgaaaatctcttttatgcagttgttggtgaaatatcctcgacgccacctagtactggggcgggagttcgggagtattgccataactcgtataacggatgcttttcgaaggttgaggtagatgatttccgaaggtttcttggttatgtgttgaaggatggatacagctggatgtaggatttgttagttttgggtgagatattatgcttcacctgtatccccaacacctgattgcataactgggataattttgggagtttataagtgggatatTATGCTTCCCCAATAAGTTTAGCTGCCAGTAAGAGTTCAAACAACTTTTTGAAGCTAGACTAACAGATGATATGCCGTTGCATAATAGATTAGGGAGATACACGTAAGAGTTCAAGAGAAAAAATAAGTTTATTTGCAAGTAAGCACTATTTGTACAACATCGAGAGACTCATATCCAGATTGGGGAGCCCGCATGGCTAGTTCGGAGTTGATCGGGCCGACAGACGAAGTAATATGGCCGGCGTGGAGTTCTATAAAATACGACGGTCTCTTTCGTTCCAAATATCAAAGGCAAAATAGGCAGCAAATTAGCAATAGTGGCATTCCTTTGGTTCCCAGCGGCGACGCTGCTCCACCAATCGTTGATGGATCTGAAACACAAAGTACCGATGGGCAAAAGCGCAACATATAAGAGTACCTAAAAATCAAATATCTAAGTTTTAAAAGGTTACTACAAAGAATCAAGCACCTCATTGTGTTGGTTAGAACTTTTTTTGCGCATTGAGCCTTTTGTAATTATTTAAATTTTAGAAATATAATtccacaaatatgaagaaatgggggTTCTTCCAATATACACAGGTTTCGAGCGCTCTTAGTACAGAAGGAttatttcttcttcctttttttgcaATAAACCATTATTACGGTTCGTTTTTACACAAAGGAAAAAGAGGAAACATGTGCATCACAGCCACAAGCGCGGATAAGATGGAACAGCCCGTGCATTCCGGAGACATCACCCATGTTTCAAGGGAGAGCAATGTATCTGTGGAGACAAACTAGCCTTGTGAGTTGTGACTAATCAGTAGACATGGGAGTTTGGAATTAAGCTCCGTGGAATGAATATACTTGGTGGATCGAAGACCAGAGCAGACCAAGGCTAGGATGAACAAGCGAAGAAATGCATGCATATGCTCACGGACTAGGGAGAGACAGAGCAGGCTGGTGCCTGTTTCGACACACCATATGCATGGGTGTTGCTTTTGCCATCTGACTCCCGCATGAGCGCGGACACGTGAACGTTGGACCGTATTTGCTGGGTTCATTACAAGACTAGCTGTTACTTTTACGCATATATGTTTTCATGGTAGAAGACATACTTCATGGTAGAAGTATTTGCTGGATCCATACTTCGGAATCTCATGGTAGAAGAGATAAGTTGGTGGGATTGAGATGTGATGCAGGATAACGTATATATGTTTTCTATATGCACCTCTGTTACTTTTACGCTGACATAAAGATCTAGTGATAAATTAGGATATATCTGAAGAGAATGATAAATTGCCTACCTATGATCACCACATGAGAAGCGCGTGAAGCTCGCTCCTCTCCAAATCAGCGATGGGCGAGTTCAAGTAGATCTCTCAAAAAGCGCATTTGCTATGTGTCAATCACTAATAATTTTTCTTGCCCGGCAGCTATTTCCCACACCCAGACATTCAATCCAACAATTGAGTCTGTTGGAACTCGCCCACAAAATCGATCGCATCAAATCATGATGAACATACGCACGCAAAAACTTTGATAGCCAAGGGCCCTTGTTGTGTCCTTCTTttatcttttattttctgttttctccaCACACGGTCACACGTACAAGTCATTACACCTTGACTCACGTAGACAATATACTACTAGGACACACGGCTAACCAACTACAATCAGACTACTACTCCGAGCCATACATGTACTACAGAAACTAGACCAACTAGTACGTAGTACTTCAATACCTGATCGCTAATTAACTTAGCTAACACTAATAAACCATCTTTAACAAGATTATCTAACAGGGTCAAAATCAACCGAAACTAAACTTCTTCCAGTCATCCGACGAAATAGGTAGTCCAATAAAAACGGTTTGATCATGTGCATTCATGCACGGCTCAAATGTCCGGAACAAATTCACGTCAACACACAACCCCATCCAGCTCGCAGGGGAGAGCTGAAGCCAAGTGTCAGCGCCGCGCTGAGGCTGCATGTGCGGCCATGTGCACGCGTCTTGTCCTTACCTCCcgagctccctcgtctccaacttaATTTCCAAAGCCATTTTTGCCGGTGACCATGACAGGGGAGCCATGCGGCTCAGTGACATTAAGTTATGATCATCATACGCTTGAGACTTTGGGAGACCTCAGTTAATTAAGCAGGCTTGTGGACATGCAGGATCGTACTTGTCCAGCTTGTATCCATAGTTCCATGCCCAGCATACGACAACACACAATGATGATATGTACAGCTAAGGGCCTAAGACACAGGCAATTTGTGATAATGAGACGTTTGAGATGTGTATATATACGCTTAGTGGGCATGTGTTGTGCTGTACTCCGCACCTTATATAGCTCAACTCCCTTTCAACTTTTCGAGCCATTtatgtgtgaatatgacacgggaGCCAGCTCACTGGTATATCATCATGCGCTTGGGAGACCTTAAGCTTGTGGACATCTCGCGTCCTAGTTGTCCAGTCTACGTTCATGCATAGCATACGACAAGACATCGTCATCATCGAAGAATATGAGCACGTCAACAGTGTTGCAATTAAATGCCGTGAGCATGAGGTTCTATACTTTTGAGCTTCAAGTCGCCGACACAAGGTATACATCATGAAAAAGAGGAGCATTACTATCCAACATCATCGTAAAAATCATCCATGCATGTGTGAGAGATTATGAATCAGATAAGACGACACGTCCTATATGGCTATGGCACATGCATGTTGAATTaaggtactactccctctgtaaactaatataagagtgtttagataactaaaatagtaatctaaacactcttatattagtttacggagggagtaccttttaaGGAATTAAGGTACTACTTAGTGACACCACATGCCAGAGACCAGTCCTATTTAAGCAGCAGGAGCGCCCATGTTTCTGCGCCAGCAAGTACGATCCTATCATCCGTCAACATTACTTCTCACAGCAAGTACATCCTGTCTCTGCTCCAGCAAAAGAGCAGACACAACCATGCAAGGTCCTAGAACCAGCACCAAGTCCTTCAAGCAGGCCTTCCTCAGGAACCTCCTCCTCAGCCTCCAGCTACAGGCACACCCGAACACGTCCTTCGGCGGCACCACTAGCCTCCGCGTGAGGAAGCGCGCCGTCATGTCCGCGGTGGACGTCGCTATGGCGACTGCGCACGGCGGTGGAGCGAGGTGGCCTAAGGCCATCTTGGCTCCGGCGTCCAGAGCGTGCAAGGTACAGAGGTGCCGGAGGATCGTGAGGAGGTGCCGCGGCTGCAAGAGGAGCTATGTTGCGGGGAGGCTCCTTAGGAGGTGGACCATCGCGCCGAGGGATGTGATACCGGGAGGCCGGCACGCCGCAGTCGACGAGGTCACTCTGCTCCGTGAGGCCATGGACTACGCCGTTCACCTGCGTGCTCAGGTCGATGTGCTCCGCCGGCTCTCCGAAGCCGTGAAAAGATCCAGCTCCATGGGTCGGCCGGTACGTCAAAAGTTTTAGTTGCTTAATTCCATTTACTGCTAAGTTTCATTGTGTATGTAACTAATAGGTCGCTCAACGGCGTGCAGTGATTCCTGGTCTTAGTGTGCACTTGGAGAAAAAGAGGCATTATTTTGTATGAGGTGGTGGAGTGCCGTTGCCTTTGCAAAAAGAAAGACATGGTCTCCATGATGATTGATGCTCGGGGAGTGGTGAAAAATATATATCAGGATTTTCTCTTGTTCTTTTGGGAGGAGACGCCACCCTTGTAGTGGCACCCACTCTCTATGCAGCGGGACACGGATCAACTTGGCGAAGTGATAAATATTAGGGCAACACTCTGCGCCGACGCACTGGCCCAAATACACGATTCTCTCTTCCTCCCTGCGTTCTCTTCTATGGAAAAACAGCCCAATGTGTCGCCATGGATGAGCACGCACTCGGCTTCGAAGCACCGCCTTGCGCATCTCGTCTGTTGCCGCCTGTCGCGGCACTCACCCCCggtcgccgcccctcgccgccggtcGCTgccctcgccgccgtcgtctcctgcCTTTCCCACCGGCTTCACGTATACAACAGCGTGCCCCCTCGTGGTTGCAGCTCCCCATGACGACGGTCGCAGCTCCGATGGTGGCGGTCGTGACTCCGGTGAAGATGGCCCCATGGCAGCAACTACGGTGGCGGCGTGTGGCCTTCCGGCGCTCGTGTTGGTTCCAGCAAAATCACTTACCGGTTGTAGCATTTTTTTTCATGGATGCAGCTCCATCGTGCAGATGCTTGACGGTGGTAGCTTTTTTTGTCGCTGGATGTAGCATTTTTTGTCGCCGTCTCCAGCTTTGTTTTCTTCGGTTGCAGCAGAGGGTAGCGGCCGACGTCGGGCCTCGTAGCCCATGCTCTCGCTGGGGTTCCAGCTTTTTTTTAGCCGGTTCCAGCTTTTCGTGCTGCTGGTTGCAGCTCCTGTGCCTCCATGCTCCAAGCATCTATGACGACGATCGCCGCAGTGGTAGCAAAACCGGGCGCTGGTCCCAGCATTTGGATGTCGAAGTTGTAACACTCATCAGCCTTAGGCACCCACCGTCGCCTGCCCCGTTGTGGTTGCAGCTCCGCCATGGCATCTGTCCCCGTCGCCTGCTCTATTGGTTGTAACACCACACATTGCTGGTTGCAGCTCTCCGGCAAACTAGTTGCAGCTCCCCCACGGTGCCAGTTCCAACAAAACGACGGTGTGTCGTTGCTGCTATGGAGCAGACGGATGCAGCCGGTGctcgtttttttagaaaaggaggatgacccccggcctctgcatttgggtgatgcatacgaccactttattaattattctaacaagaccttacaaagtaatacaacagtaagactaaagccgccgtctaagcaacaaactgtcgctacacctatccagttgatgaaggggcgcagatagcctgtgcctaataccaaacagacattgcagccaaacctaacatctaagacctgaggacccatccaggacgcctgccgggcatgggtttcgccggtccggcgtgctctcagaggccacCGCGGCCAACAGCcatcgctccatcttcagaactgtactgatgcatcaaccttgctcggtctagctatcgtcgacgccaccacggcaccCAACGgtacctcctccctgcgcgcaaaaaactgagcacgtcgcggtcgccgctcatacacctcagcaccatgctgccaagtaccaccagctgacacagcttgaagtctttggaagatctgtcgtgcgtagcacctgccgaccaggcatgactcaacgtagcacctgtcggccaggcatgacttgacagctccaccgaagcttcgtgcaagacgaagccgctccacctcccgcCTTTGTCTTCCGGTGCTGCTCCACaaatgatgctcccaagagagagacGGCACCGTAGTAGCGCCATCGTCCGATCCggaagaccagatcctagggtttcaccCGAAGCAGCACGAGGGGTTGACAACAGTTACACGacaatgccttcatcaaggtaacgacgcaaaacgccgccatcgcccgccaacggctcggttttcaccggcaactatgtctcccCGACTCATAGCCAGGACTAGCTGacggatctcgagatccgatcaccagCCGCAGGCCGATcacctctgacggaagagatgaccaccatcGCCGACTACATCGGTCAGAACAGATCTGACGGAGGTGCCGCCTACGCGACCACCATgccctccacgccgccgccgccgatctaaAGGCAGatggcgcgccgccgccgccgccgaccgcagtGCCGTCGCCGCCCGAACAGGGCTGGTCGCCGCGCCCGCAGCCCGCGCCGCCTCCGACGCCGCCGCGCCACAGCATCGCTGTTGCCGATCGGATCTGAGGCGCCTCCACACGATTAGGGGATCTGCACAACCCCAGATCCATGGGAGAGAGTTGATGTCCTCtgccactgatacgtccattttgcatcatgcttttatatcgatatttattgcattatgggctgttatttcacgttaattatgtcataatacttatggctattctctcttattttacaaggtttacataaggagggaaaatgccggcagctggaattctgggctggaaaaggagcaaatattagagacctattatgcgcaaccccaaaagtcctgaaactcgatggactatcttaaaataaataaagaaaaattctcgccaaagatgaagtccagggggcacacaccctgctcacgagggtggggggcgcccccctcctagggcgcgcccccctacctcgtgggccccctggtgggtctccgacatccatcttctcctatatgaagtctttcgatgagaaaaaataggaaggaactttttgggaagagactccgccgtcacgaggcggaaccttggcggaaccaatctagagctccggcagagctgttctaccggggatacttccctccgggagggggaaatcatcaccatcgtcatcaccaacgctcctctcatcgggacagggcaatctccatcaacatcttcaccagcaccatctcatctccaaaccctggttcatctcttgtatccaattcttgtctcaaagtccgggattggtgctagtaggttgctagtagtgttgattactccttgtagttgatgctagttggtttatttggtggaagatcatatgttcagatcctatatgcatattattacctctctgattatgaacatgaatatgctttgtgagtaattacgtttgttcctgaggacaagggagaagtcttgctattagtagtcatgtgaatttggtattcgtttgatattttgataagatgtatgttgtctagcctctagtggtgttatgtgaacgtcgactacataacacttcaccattatttgggcctagaggaaggcattgggaagttataagtagatgatgggttgctagagtgacagaagcttaaaccctagtttatgcgttgcttcgtaaggggctgatttggatccatatgtttcatgctatgattaggtttaccttaatactttgttgtagttgcggatgcttgcaatagaggttaatcataagtgagatgcttgttcaagtaagaacagcacccaatcaccggtccacccacatatcaaattatcaaagtatcgaaggcgaatcatatgaacgtgatgaaaactagcttgacgatattcccatgtgaactcgggagcgcttttcctattataagagtttgttccggcttgtcctttgttacaaaaaggattgggccaccttgctgcactttatttacttttgttacttgttgctcgttacaatgtatcttgtcacaaaactatctgttaccacttatttcagtacttgcagagaataccttgctgaaaaccgcttatcatttccttctgctcctcgttgggttcgacactcttacttatcgaaaggactacgatagatcccctatacttgtgggtaatcaagactcttttctggcgccgtcgccggggagtgtagtgcctttggtaggtggaatttggtaaggaaaaatttatatagtgtgctgaaatttactgtcacttgttactatggaaagtaattctccgaggggcttgttcggggtatcttcgccccgtctagtagagcaaagagttgctcctcaacctactgaacctattgaaaatgaaactccttttgaatttccttcgggtatgatggaaagactGCTAGCTAACTCTTTTACAGGAgacggaacaaagcatcctgatgagcacttattatatgtggatgaagtttgtggattatttaagcttgcaggtgtacccgatgatgttgctaagaagaagatcttccctttatctttgaaggaagacgcattgatatggtataggctatgtgatacgagatcgtgggactataaaagattgaaattggaatttcatcaaaagtattaccctatgcatcttgttcatcgtgatcgcaattatatatataatttctggcctcacgaaggagaaagcatcgctcaagctttggggaggcttaaatcaatgttatattcatgccccaatcatgagctctcgagagaaataattatgcaaagtttttatgctcggctttctgaaaacaatcgcaccatgctcgatacttcttgtgctggctcttttatgatgaagactattgaattcagatggaatttattggatagaattaaacgcaactctgaagattgggacctcaacgaaggtaaggagtcaggtatgacacctaagtttgattgtgttaaatcttttatggataccgtattttccgtaagtttagcactaaatatggacttgactatgagatagtagcttctttctgcgaatcttttgctacttatgttgatctccctaagaagaagtggtttaaatatcatcctcccatagaagtaaaagtagctgcacctattaaagttgaagaaaagactgtcacttataatgatcctattgttcctacttcttatgttgagaaaccacctttccctgttagagtaaaggatcatgctaaagcttcaactgttgttcgtaaaagcaatatcagaacttatgtaccccctgagcaagttaaagtagaacctaatattgctattattaaagatctcttgtctgataatattgatgggcatgttattcagttcaacgctgaaacttctagaattgctaaaccatgtgatacagataaacatagacttgtggtaggcgtgcctgttatttctgttaaaataggagatcattgttatcatggcttatgtgatatgggtgctagtgctagtgttatatcttatgacttgtataaagaaatcaagcatgaaattgcacctgctgagttagaagaaattgatgtcacaattaaacttgctaatagagatactatttcacctgtgggaattgttagagatgttgaagtcttgtgtgggaaaatcaaatatcctgctgattttcttgttctcagttctccacaagatagcttttgtcccattatatttggtagacccttcttgaacactgttaatgctaagaaagattgcgaaaagaatgttgttactattggcttggatgatatggttcatgagtttaatttctctaaatttagtaaacaacatcgtgaggaagaattgcctagtaaggatcatattattggtcttgcttctattgccgtacctcctagtgatcctttagaatactatttgctagaccatgaaaatgacatgttcatgaatgaaagaagggaaatagatgaagtattctttaaacaggaacatattctgcaacacaatttgccagttgaaattttaggggatccccctccacccaagggtgatcccgtgtttgagcttaaaccgttgcctgataatcttcaatatgcttatcttgatgaaaagaagatatatcctgttattattagtgctaacctttcagagcatgaagaagaaagattattgaaaactctgaagaagcaccgtgctgctattggatacactcttgatgatcttaagggcattagtcccactctatgtcaacataaaataaacttggaagcagatgccaaaccagttcgtgatcctcaacaacgtctgaatcctaaaatgaaagaagtagtaagaaaagaaatactcaagcttctagaggcaggtataatttatcccgttgctgatagtcagtgggtaagtcctgttcattgtgtccctaagaagggaggtattactattgttccgaatgataaagatgaattgattccacaaagaattattataggttataggatggtaattgatttccgtaaattaaacaaagctactaagaaagatcattcccccttaccttttattgatcaaatgctataaagataatgcaaacacacacactacttcttcctagatggttattctggttcctctcaaatacctgtgtcggctagagatcaatcaaagactacttttacatgcccttttggtactttttcttatagacgtatgcattttggtttatgtaatgcacctactacctttcaaagatgcatgatggctatattctttgacttatgtgaaaagatttgtgaggttttcatggacgatttttccgtctatggttcctcttttgatgattgcttgagcaatcttgatcgagttttgcagagatgtgaagaaactaatcttgtcttgaattgggaaaagtgccactttatggttaatgaaggtattgttttgggacacaaggtttctgaaagaggtattgaagtcgataaagccaaggttgattctattgaaaagatgccatgtcccaaggacgtcagaggtataagaagtttccttggtcacgctggattttataggaggttcattaaggacttctcaaaaatttctcagcctctgactaatttatggcaaaaagatataccatttgtctttgatgatgattgtgtagaagcatttgaaatacttaagaaagcattaatctctgcacctgttgttcagccacctgattggaatttaccctttgaaattatgtgtgatgctagtgattatgttgtaggtgttgttctagggcaaagagttgataagaaattaaatgttatccattatgctagtaagactctagacaatgctcaaagaaattatgctactactgaaaaagaacttttagcagttgtatttgcttgtgataagttcagaccctatattgttgattctaaagtaactattcacactgatcatgctgctattaaatatcttatggaaaagaaagatgctaaacctagacttattaggtgggttctcttgctacagga
This portion of the Triticum dicoccoides isolate Atlit2015 ecotype Zavitan chromosome 7A, WEW_v2.0, whole genome shotgun sequence genome encodes:
- the LOC119328880 gene encoding transcription factor IBH1-like 1 — its product is MQGPRTSTKSFKQAFLRNLLLSLQLQAHPNTSFGGTTSLRVRKRAVMSAVDVAMATAHGGGARWPKAILAPASRACKVQRCRRIVRRCRGCKRSYVAGRLLRRWTIAPRDVIPGGRHAAVDEVTLLREAMDYAVHLRAQVDVLRRLSEAVKRSSSMGRP